In Xiphophorus maculatus strain JP 163 A chromosome 17, X_maculatus-5.0-male, whole genome shotgun sequence, the genomic stretch aaaaaaaaaaattcccgaTCACAGCGCGTTAACTGGTACGTACTGGTTATACTGGTTATACTGTTTACACTGCTGCCGATAAGCAGCACAAAGCGGCGGTGTACCTGAGCGGTCAGCGGGGACTCCGTTCAGCTCAGTCCGGCCTCCATCGTCCTCCGGCGGTCAGTGTGGGGGCGGATGAGTCGGTGTTTCACTAAAGGCTGGAGGAATTCAGCGGGTCCAGTTCACCAGAACCAGTTCAGTCCCAGTTAGCGGCGTCAGCCATCCCAGGACGACATGTTGGGAACCAAAGAAAAGCGAAGCAGGAATGAGGGAAACGCCGGTGAGCTGAGCGGGGATAAAGGGCTCAGCGGGAGGAACCAGCGGAggaaagcagcagcaggtccCCGCTCAGAGAGCCTGGAAGGCGGCCAACAGCTGCTCTCTGCCTCCGGATGCTGGTGCGCAGGATCCGCTGCTGCTCTCCTCAGTCTGACCCATTTTAGTCTTTGTCCTCTGGAAGGGGGAGGGAAAAGCCTGCACCCCTAGTCTGAGCAAAACAAGCCCCGAAAGCAGCCCGAAAATAACAAACACACATTAATTATTACTATAAAGACGCTTTATGGTCCTCAGCTGCCAGAGGACGGAACATTAAACCAGTTTATTAATCAGACGAGCTGCTCAATAATTAAAGATCTGATtgagaaaacatctgaaagagAAGATGGTCTCCATGTAGAAACCAGTATCTGCTGTATGGAAGGCCGTTAGAGCATTAAACAACCGCTAAACTGCGGAAACATTGCATACAGGGCCGGCCCCAGATCCTACGGGCCTGAAACAGAATGTGATCTGGGCCCCTTCAGAGCGTCTGGGGACCAGGATTACAAATCATCCAAGGCTGTAAATGTTCTAGAGCTTAATATTATGAACATTAAATACTGTCCCCATTCATGTCAACAATAACAGCGATTTAATCCAGGAAGGTTTTGTTAGCTGGAAGCTAGCTGAACATCACTGCTGGTTGTCACGGTTAAAGTTACTAGTTtaccaattaaatatttagttagcaagctttagctccaaaataaatgtttatgaaacTTGCTGATGAGCTGAAGTggattatcaaaataaaagctggagtTGATTCTGAATCCTTTGATGCTAATGAAGTAACTGTCTTTAAACGGTCACGCTCTTTTAAGCTGAAATGTacaagaggaaaagaaacaaaacaggagtttttaaagaggttCAGaaaacccagcttttattttcatagtccacttcctgttatcAGCAAGTGTATTTCTATTCACTTGCCAAACTGAATTGGTGGCTAACTGAACATTTAGTTTgctaaataaactgtttaaaacatttagaaaaaaacaacatggtgaaaatatgaacccacattttttctctttggctaaataaccaaaaaaaaagaatctttgTAACTTTATTCATCTCTTCATGCTGGTTGGACGTCGTACGGAAAAacattaatgacaaaaatgtttttttcgtTTTCAGACATGATGGACTGATAAATTTGATTCAGAACAAGCATACCTCGGTCCAAATGAAGACAGGATTCTGTCTCTGCTCCACCAGAACCTGAAACCCAAACAGCTGAGATGTTTGACCTTCACTCTGACCTCTGCGGGGGTTTCAGGTCCAAATGACCCGATTTACTGCCGGTTCTCCTGTCCAATCACAAACTGAGACCAGAGATGGAACATTTGGACCTTTTTATTACAACagagaaacagtaaaaatgtccACTGACGTCTGACCGGGTTCTGACCAGGTTCTGCCCTCAGAAACAGAAATTAATCTGCAGCTTCGGTTAAACTGGACCAGATGAAGTTCAGAGAAGGTTCTGGTcgctggttctgatccacacTAGGTGGTTCTGAGTTCATGCAGAACCTTCCTGACTAATCGGACCTCTGCTCACTCCACATCCTCCATCTCcacatctccatggcaaccaggccccttcttcttcctcttctttggagcagctgatgatgatgaagaggagatcttcttcttctgtggttctggttccactgAGGACGAAACATTTCAGACTGAAGTTAGACAGACGGTTGGACCTGAGTTCTGCTGCTGGCAGCcagacgggtcagaaccagaagcaGGTTCCACCAACTCAAATCCAAgatctttttaaaacagttatgaattaaatgttaaaagacTTTTATCaccacagaaatgtacaaaggaaaatttcacatttatacgtatataatatttaaaagcacTGAAAACCACTGAGGAAATGATGGCACTGCTTTGTGACGTAGCTAGTCGCTAGTTGCTAGCTTCATCGTCCAGCTAACCGCCGATGAACGCAAATAAGCTAGCTGGTAGTGATGCTAATCTTCCAGAACCTAGAAATtcattcagaaattatttttaattcaaaaacaaaattttctgttcaaaatttttttaattttttgtgaccgacaagagaaaatgaataaaacatttataaataaaaatctataagGTTTCAAATTCCATCAgttcatatttaaacaaaaataggtCTGTGCATAAAATTCTGTTACTTAAAACTATCACTACtattaggttagcttagctatctgttttttattaaattataacaaaaacaaaatcaaagtattattcaaaaatataattttgcaaaaaaattgagcataacaaaattattttttgtagacTTTTGAATTAATTCAGAACTCCCAGGACTAAGAAATGCCACTTCCCTATATAATCTGTTTTTAACCTTCattagctaactagctagcattagcagctagttagcggtagccccGACCGGCTCAGTTCACAGTTCATAACGAAGACGTCTGCGTGTGTCTCAAGCATTTgccagacagaaaaataaaaaatatgaaatagttCTGCTGCGGCTCAATGCAGACGGAGCGTCATTTGGACCTTCAGGTGAGTCTCAGGTTCTACCTTCCATGGATGACTTCTCCGTCTGcaggtgctgcagctgcttcagtaGCTTCCGCCTCTTCTTCCCAGAGAGCGTGATGTTGGCTCTGGGGCTGGACCTGAGGGACACGCAGGACACGGAGGACAGGTGAGAGGAGTTCAGGTGAGAGGAGGACAGGTGAGAGGAGGACAGGTGAGTTCTGTCCGTCTGCAGCACTGACCGCCTCTTCTTCAGGTGATGGACGGTGATGAGGTCTTGGTCTACTACGGCTCCAATGATCTggttctgcttcttcttctgccGGCCCAGAACCCGGCGCCGCTTAAAGAGCTTCTTCCCGAGCTCCTGAAGGAAACCAGGACAGGTCAAAGGTTAGGAGGCTTCAGAGCAGAGGTGACCAACCAGGAGGAGGCGCTGTTTTGGAACATCTGCGTCAGAACAGGAATACTGACCAGGATTATGTTGTCATAGTAACCGATCTAAAATCTGTTCCATATTTTCAtattggaggaaaaaagaaaacattttaaaaataaccgGAAACGTGTGAAGAAAACTGACAGGACTGATCATCTGGCCCCTGTGATGATCCACAACCAAGTGGACAGGGCAGCTAGTTTACAGGAGGGCAGatattaatcaataactgaACTTTTAATTGATAAATAAACCTCACATCAGGTTCTGACCAAATGGACCTGGAAGGATTCTGACGGACTTTCCAGAAACATCTGGCCGGTGGCTTTAATGTTCTGTCAGCTTCCGTTGGTTCAGCAAGTGAATCGGAACCGGAACCTTCTGGACCTCTGACTCGCAGCTTTCAGTTCGGCTGACCCGGACCCTGAACCAGAACCCGTCAGAACCGTTTGCTCCGGCTTCTTACCGTCTTGGGTCTGTTTATCTTCCCCCCTGGAGGCGCCATGTTGCTCCTCTTCTCCCACGAGGACCGGAACCgcccttcttcttctgctgtttcagcGCTAGACAACGCAACACCGCCCCCATGTGGCCAAACTCTAGATTAGTCTGTAAGCTCAACCCGTCTcatgcagaaccagaacctctctCTGTTCAGACAGCACataagaaaagcagcagaaccTCCCTTTAAACTACAGTCCGAAAGTATTTATAGGTTTAACATATTTTAGTCAAATGCTCACCGTCATGTAATTTTATAAGATTTAGCTTAAATTAAATACTGTTGTATATTTATAGAAAATccttgtatatatatatttataatctTGTTATtagaaactgacatttatagATTAATTAATATCATGGTAagaatttaacttttatctCCCGGCTAAAATTACTGCTGCAAAGCTTTGACTGTGTAACCATACAAACGGCGCCACATAGTGGACAAATAGAGGCAGTGCTGCTGTTAACAGATTTcataagaaataaatgaatagttAGTTCATACAGATTACTAGACTTACTAGTATAATTATATTTAGGATTtattgaaatgcatttttttaaaactaagttCTATTTGAAACAGGAAATTGAACcgtaagatgttttattttaaactgcagCTTCTAAAATGAAATCTGGTCGCCGTTGATTAAAAgtgatgtttgaaaatgttggaGTTTCAGACTTTTactactaaaagaaaaaataaacaatctaaATGTTGGAACCTAAAACCTTAGATCTAATGGGACTAATTTTCCAGAACTGAACTTGAGGTTCTGATGGACCAGTCGGACTCGGACTCAGATATGACGACATGTTTAATCAGCTCAGAACAACAGGCTTCACCAACATGAACACGTGAACTTTGGCCTGGCGAAGAAGAGCGTGGAGAAAACCGACGGTCAGTGAAGGCATCACGAGgaggaaaacagcaaacagcttcaacaaaacaacatgtttaaacaaatgaaagaaaatgacaaaaaaaagtcgAGTTTTCTTTACTTCagtcaacaaaaacaagtttatagATTATAGTCAGATATCTAAAGTGCATTATGGTACAAAAATATAGAAGGTCAGCAGCACCTCGATacgtttcaaaataaatacaccaaAATAAATTACTGGAATTAATCAGACAttactggaataaaaaaaggatTCACAAGATTAAAATCTGCGGCTGCACACAGCGCCGATAAGGTTTCATTTAAACATATTCTGCTTCTTAATCTCAGATATTTacacacaataaatattttctttctgcgGTCCAAATGCTCCGTGACAGGAGAACGAGTCGTGAACATTTAGGAGTCCAAGAGGCGAGGCCAAGATTTCTGTCTGCAAgacacagagagacagaaaacctTCAGAGGAGAACCTCCAGCACTCAGATTATCACAGATTATCTCAACATCACAGGTCAAACAGCTAATTTATTCCATCCATCACGTTTCTGATGGAAATCCTGAAAATCTAGAGGAATATTTTCAGATaagattcagctgtttttattagTCTAATCCAGattattaatgaaataatttcagaGGGAAACGATCACATTGTGGATTTATGAAGAagttttatcaatcaatcaatcaatcaatcaatcaatcaatcaatcaatcaatcaatcaatcaatcaatcaatcccTGCTGCTGGAATCTCTCCAATATTTCCCGGTGAAGacatttctctcattttaaTCTGGGCTTCAGAACCAGCCAATAGGATTGGCCCAGTACAGCGGTTCTGATGCTGTAaccacagcagaaccagaaccttgtGGTCCAAAGCCTCACTGACGGTACCGTCTGGTTGTGGAGGCTAAATTCGGTCTCTGGTCTCCATGGAAACCTGATCAGCTCTGGACCGGACCAGAACCGTTTGTACCAGCGAGGTTCTgcaggtcagaaccagaacccagcagCCTGGCAGCCAGAACCCAAACAGATCCGGTACCAGAACCTCTCAGTTACTGCCCAATATTTCCACAGCCTGCTGTTTGAAAATCTTTTGTGTGAACTTTTATTCTGAAGTCCAGATGGAGTCGGTTGGTTCTTCCAGTTTTATTCTACAGAATATTTCACtggaattttatgtttttatcttttaattgtTCAAAAGAAACAATTACTTTGGCGCCCGCAGTAGCAGCACCCCATCGGTTCTCTGCCTCATCGATCCGGACCGGTGATCGGGTTCCTCTAGCACCGGACCAATTCCGGACCGCTTGAGGAGCCGAACCACGGAGCAGAACGTTCTGCTACGCCTCTATGACCTGCCGTTACCCCGGCGACCCAAACCAACTCACCTCCGTCAGAGGCTGACGGCGTCTcactgcagcgccccctgcaggcccaGCAGCGGCCTCCACTCCAGGTGGAGCCCACTGCCCGCCTCTTCCCCTGGCCTTTGCCGGACGGCGCGAAccgtcctcttcctcttctccgcTTCCTTCCGGCGGCCAGACTTCCCCTTCCGCTTCCTCTTGCTGGGAACCTTCTCCTTGTAGGACTTGTTGGTCTCCTGCGGCAGGTGGgtgccctcctcctcctcctcctcctggaa encodes the following:
- the c17h11orf98 gene encoding uncharacterized protein C11orf98 homolog, with translation MAPPGGKINRPKTELGKKLFKRRRVLGRQKKKQNQIIGAVVDQDLITVHHLKKRRSSPRANITLSGKKRRKLLKQLQHLQTEKSSMEVEPEPQKKKISSSSSSAAPKKRKKKGPGCHGDVEMEDVE